The following are encoded in a window of Hemiscyllium ocellatum isolate sHemOce1 chromosome 46, sHemOce1.pat.X.cur, whole genome shotgun sequence genomic DNA:
- the LOC132836322 gene encoding zinc finger protein 436-like, with protein sequence MEGKIGFHSGEKLYSCPLCGRGFSRSSGLSRHKCSHTGEKPWKCVDCGKGFNYPSDLETHRRSHTGERPFTCPECGKGFTQFSNLLCHQRTHTGERPFTCTECGKGFTQSSHLMAHQRVHTENRSFGRSECGKGSTQSSHQRVHNGERSFICSECGKGFTQSSHLLKHQRVHSDERPFQCLHCGKCFKSSAELVSHQRVHTDEKPFRCSYCGTGFRKSSHLIVHQRIHTGERPFSCPECGKRFNNLSNLLKHQRIHTGDRPFTCSECGKGFTQSSNLLRHKQVHKQLP encoded by the coding sequence ATGGAAGGTAAAATCGGCTTTCACAGTGGGGAGAAACTGTACTCATGTCCTCTGTGTGGACGAGGCTTCAGCCGATCGTCTGGCCTGTCCAGACACAAGTGCAGTCACACTGGGGAAAAACCGTGGAAATGTGTGGATTGTGGAAAGGGATTCAATTACCCATCTGACCTAGAAACACATCGACGCAgtcacactggagagaggccattcacttgtcctgagtgtgggaagggattcactcagtttTCCAACCTCTTATGTCATCAGAGaactcacactggggagagaccattcacctgcacagagtgtgggaagggattcactcagtcatcccacCTGATGGCAcatcagcgagttcacactgagaataggtcatttggccggtcagagtgtgggaagggaagCACTCAGTCAtcacaccagcgagttcacaatgGCGAGAGATCATTCATCTGTTCTGAGTGTGgtaagggattcactcagtcatcccacctgctgaaacaccagcgggttcacagtGATGAAAGACCATTTCAATGCCTGCATTGTGGGAAATGCTTTAAAAGTTCTGCTGAATTGGTCAGCCATCAACGTGTTCACACTGATGAGAAACCATTCAGATGTTCTTACTGTGGGACTGGGTTCAGGAAATCATCTCATCTCATTGTGCACCAGcgaattcacactggggagaggccattcagctgccccgagtgtgggaaaaGGTTCAATAATTTGTCTAatctgctgaagcaccagcgtaTTCACACCGGGGAcagacccttcacctgctccgagtGCGGTAAAGGATTTACTCAGTCATCCAATCTGTTGAGACATAAACAAGTTCACAAGCAGCTACCATGA